Proteins found in one Anoplolepis gracilipes chromosome 7, ASM4749672v1, whole genome shotgun sequence genomic segment:
- the Drosha gene encoding ribonuclease 3, which yields MANPPMNTGQAYYWNQEHMKYYPVPPVPNFPPPNYNQPPNYNFSYNVPPPNVSNVKSTNSMYQLAPSTYDGATNYHNNISYQNQTDPQYNNQYHDKTESAQQFVSENYTNWDRSSRDVYNNSASNEWYSNNFTNNSTTNWTTYQSTSTSCYDTSKTYDDNERVCSTERYESSQRIKEPEWKYDNRDTLPNRAISKQRSRSPESRSEKVYRSRYDDHRDKYRQHNKKISSVRESYDSGYFEKKSSYKRHESYTSRSEESYTRSRSRKRSKSQESRSTRDTTPNNAKRTKSLTERELLLEKYRRNYCATSKDIERKLNELSAMGSEGILESEKKIWTRTAPADLYYFRDENNLKIMKGTAKLQELCLTFKSLLIDRATEARALQPPYEPPPRKTRARLCRHKSEACSSSSSDSDSSMDEDDRTMEELMAKKQHPQRLHPEMWFNDPGEMNDGPLCRCSAKSRRSGIRHGIYAGEGAINKCDLNTNNADKLYHYRITISPPTNFLTKTPTIIKHDEHEFIFEGFSMLSHFPLVKLPTCKVIRFNIEYTILYIEEKLPENFTIQELDYFQMYLFKEVLELVDFDLHAAQDKSGCGQFHFMPRFVRDLADNGQEILSMNEVLNYLIKSSTPLIDSDDLPRLVAMAQYKWQDFADEVKGMVVTYPGKKPCSVRVDQLDRNQVDQPPGVIAHPEIVHFGIRPPQLSYAGNADYQKAWRDYVKFRHLLANMSKPSFEDKRKLEAKENKLQELRTQSKMKRDVTVDVSSEGFYRTGIMCDIVQHAMLIPVLVCHLRFHKSLDNLERTLGYEFKNRYLLQLALTHPSYRENFGTNPDHARNSLTNCGIRQPEYGDRRIHYMNTRKRGINTLINIMSRFGAKTETESSIAHNERLEFLGDAVVEFLTSIHLFHMFPDLEEGGLATYRAAIVQNQHLAVLAKKLSLEEYMLYAHGSDLCHDLELRHAMANCFEALMGSLFLDGGIEVADRVFGETLFKSEKELAKVWVNYPRHPLQEQEPMGDRQWIPSFELLQKLTKFEESIGIEFTHIRLLARAFTDRSIGYTNLTLGSNQRLEFLGDTVLQLIVSEYLYKFFPEHHEGHLSLLRSSLVNNKTQAVVCDDLGMTQYALYGNPKAELKTKDRADLLEAFLGALYVDKGLKYCHVFCDVCFFPRLQDFIMNQDWNDPKSKLQQCCLTLRTMDGGEPDIPVYKVIECKGPTNTRVYTVAVYFQGKRLAKASGHSIQEAEMNSAKEALEKSQDLFPQLDHQKRVIAKSMKMQQWPNKQKPRGKSLRSSERSDDSDSSQNRRRRSHSRECNASKKRET from the exons ATGGCAAATCCTCCAATGAACACCGGACAGGCATACTATTGGAATCAGGaacatatgaaatattatccaGTGCCTCCAGTGCCAAATTTTCCACCACCTAATTACAATCAACCACCGAATTATAACTTTTCGTACAATGTACCTCCTCCTAATGTATCGAATGTTAAATCGACAAACTCAATGTATCAGCTTGCACCTTCTACGTATGATGGAGCGACCAATTATCACAACAATATTTCTTACCAGAATCAAACAGACccacaatataataatcaatatcatGATAAGACAGAATCTGCACAACAATTTGTGagtgaaaattatacaaattggGATAGAAGTTCCAgagatgtatataataatagtgcTAGTAACGAGTGGTATTCTAATAACTTTACTAATAATTCTACTACAAATTGGACAACGTATCAAAGTACATCTACTTCTTGTTATGATACGAGTAAAACGTATGACGATAACGAGAGAGTATGCTCGACAGAAAGGTACGAATCCTcacaaagaataaaagaacCCGAATGGAAATATGATAACAGAGATACTTTGCCCAATCGTGCCATTAGCAAACAAAGATCCAGAAGTCCTGAAAGTAGATcagaaaaagtatatagatCACGATATGACGATCACAGGGACAAATATCGTCAACACAACAAGAAAATATCTAGTGTACGAGAATCCTACGACAGTGGATACTTTGAGAAGAAGTCTTCATATAAGAGACACGAAAGTTATACATCTCGTTCAGAGGAATCTTATACAAGAAGTAGAAGTAGAAAGAGATCAAAATCACAGGAATCTCGTTCAACCCGAGATACAACGCCAAACAATGCTAAACGAACAAAGAGTCTCACTGAAAGAGAAttacttttagaaaaatatag acgtAATTATTGCGCAACGAGTAAAGACATAGAGCGAAAATTGAACGAATTATCAGCAATGGGATCAGAAGGTATACTTGAGAGCGAGAAAAAGATTTGGACTCGCACAGCACCAGCGGATCTTTACTATTTCAGAGACGAGAATAATCTAAAGATAATGAAAGGTACTGCTAAGCTACAAGAATTATGTCTCACTTTTAAGAGCTTATTAATTGACAGAGCAACTGAAGCAAGGGCATTACAg cCACCCTACGAACCACCTCCGAGAAAAACTAGAGCACGTCTTTGTCGTCATAAATCTGAAGCTTGCAGTAGCTCTTCATCTGATAGTGACAGCTCTATGGATGAAGATGATAGAACAATGGAAGAGTTAATGGCAAAGAAACAGCATCCACAAAGATTGCATCCTGAAATGTGGTTCAATGATCCTGGAGAG atGAATGATGGTCCATTATGCAGATGCAGCGCGAAATCACGGCGCTCAGGCATAAGACATGGAATTTATGCCGGTGAAGGTGCAATAAACAAATGtgatttaaatacaaataatgcaGACAAATTGTATCACTATAGAATAACAATCAGTCCACCGACCAATTTCCTCACCAAGACACCGACGATTATCAAACACGACGaacatgaatttatatttgaaggCTTTTCTATGCTCTCTCATTTCCCGCTAGTCAAGTTACCCACGTGTAAagttatacgatttaatattgaatatacaatTCTCTACATAGAAGAGAAATTGCCAGAAAACTTCACAATACAGGAACTTGATTACTTTC agATGTATCTATTCAAAGAGGTTTTGGAGCTCGTAGATTTTGATTTACATGCGGCACAGGACAAATCCGGCTGTGGACAGTTCCATTTTATGCCAAGATTTGTACGGGACTTGGCTGATAATGGTCAAGAAATTTTATCGATGAACGAGGTTctaaattacttaataaagaGCAGTACTCCTCTAATAGATTCAGATGATCTACCTAGATTGGTGGCAATGGCACAATATAAGTGGCAAGATTTCGCAGACGAGGTGAAGGGAATGGTTGTAACTTATCCTGGGAAGAAACCATGCAGCGTTCGTGTTGATCAGTTGGATAGAAATCAAGTAGACCAGCCACCCGGCGTGATCGCTCATCCTGAGATAGTACACTTTGGTATCCGTCCACCACAACTTAGCTATGCTGGAAATGCTGA TTATCAAAAAGCATGGAGAGATTATGTGAAATTTCGACATTTACTCGCAAATATGTCGAAACCCTCTTTCGAGGATAAGAGAAAGTTGGAGGCAAAAGAAAACAAACTTCAAGAATTACGTACCCAGAGCAAGATGAAGCGCGACGTCACAGTCGATGTTAGCTCCGAGGGATTTTACAGAACCGGCATTATGTGTGATATTGTGCAACATGCGATGTTGATACCGGTACTCGTCTGTCATTTACGGTTTCATAAATCCTTAGACAATTTAGAACGCACATTGGGTTACGAGTTTAAAAACAGATATCTGCTTCAACTGGCCCTCACTCATCCTAGCTACCGTGAAAACTTTGGCACGAATCCGGATCACGCGCGAAACTCTCTGACAAACTGTGGTATAAGGCAGCCCGAGTATGGCGATCGCAGAATCCACTATATGAATACAAGAAAACGTGGCATCAACACCCTGATAAACATAATGTCCAGATTCGGCGCGAAAACAGAAACTGAGTCGTCTATAGCGCACAACGAACGTCTGGAATTTCTGGGCGACGCGGTTGTCGAGTTTCTCACGTCTATCCATCTCTTTCACATGTTCCCGGATCTGGAGGAAGGCGGTCTGGCTACTTACAGGGCGGCGATCGTCCAAAATCAGCATCTTGCCGTGTTGGCGAAGAAACTAAGTCTTGAGGAATACATGCTCTACGCACACGGTAGCGATCTCTGCCACGACTTGGAGCTGAGGCATGCAATGGCAAATTGTTTCGAAGCATTGATGGGTTCACTTTTTCTTGACGGAGGGATAGAAGTGGCTGATCGGGTTTTCGGAGAGACGCTCTTCAAAAGTGAGAAAGAACTTGCCAAAGTTTGGGTCAATTATCCCCGGCATCCTCTTCAGGAACAAGAACCGATGGGAGATAGACAATGGATTCCCAGTTTTGAGCTGCTACAG AAATTGACAAAGTTCGAAGAATCGATTGGAATAGAATTCACTCACATCCGTCTCCTTGCTAGAGCGTTCACGGATCGTAGTATAGGATATACTAATTTGACATTAGGATCTAATCAACGATTAGAGTTTCTTGGGGATACTGTGCTGCAACTTATTGTTTCTGAATACTTGTACAAATTCTTTCCGGAACATCACGAGGGACATTTATCA TTGTTGCGGAGCTCGctcgtaaataataaaacgcaaGCGGTCGTTTGCGATGATCTTGGTATGACTCAATACGCCCTTTACGGAaatcccaaagccgaattaaagACAAAAGATAGAGCAGATTTATTAGAGGCTTTCCTCGGAGCGCTTTATGTTGATAaaggtttaaaatattgtcacGTTTTTTGTGATGTATGCTTCTTCCCACGTTTACAAGACTTTATCATGAATCAAGACTGGAATGATCCAAAGAGCAAGCTACAACAATGCTGTTTAACTTTGAGAACTATGGATGGTGGAGAGCCAGATATTCCTGTGTACAA agtCATCGAATGTAAAGGACCAACTAACACAAGAGTTTATACAGTCGCTGTCTATTTCCAAGGGAAACGACTGGCTAAAGCTTCAGGACATAGTATCCAAGAAGCAGAAATGAACTCTGCCAAAGAAGCTTTAGAAAAATCTCAAG atTTATTTCCACAATTGGATCACCAAAAACGTGTGATTGCGAAAAGTATGAAAATGCAGCAATGGCCAAATAAACAGAAACCAAGAGGAAAATCGTTAAGATCCAGTGAAAGATCTGATGATTCTGATTCGAGTCAAAATCGGAGAAGAAGAAGTCATAGCAGAGAATGTAATGCctcgaaaaaaagagaaacctAA
- the Pcif1 gene encoding mRNA (2'-O-methyladenosine-N(6)-)-methyltransferase — protein MNEVSGGKQDIPNTSNWETLSGQSVSSLPAMHHHQTLQQDTNSTVAQVIVPTPVKLQTPIITPTQTVADHCPQIGHIQQPPLITQGTPPGSFPEQELSVELQQQGWKKFWSKRESRPYFWNKLTGESLWVVPSLKPQFDPITDPLGICGVPPPPGNGTIPPGTPGGALKRRASEDGTVPPAKKFILAGPWDLEISTNVIIYERAPSSLPHVHPEAEALRCALLAKLRQCYQELCHTRESIDAPKDSFNRWLMERKVIDCGSDPLLPSQCFPEISMSMYREIMNDIPIKLVRPKFTGDARKQLSRYAEAAKKMIESRAASSESRKVVKWNAEDTFQWLRRTVGATFDDFQDRLAHLKRQCQPHLTETVKASVEGICLKIYHLSTEYAKKVKDKNNQILKDNGLGDVIPLGGPASTQRKVWCYPVQFSLPTPRLPQVDYLPEREQTMLRFHGDTMYINNTHLTKLEHLYRYNCFDDKKFEMFLPRVWCMLKRYQTYFGINEGQATQMALPVTVFECLQRSFGVSFECFASPLNCYFRQYCSAFADTDSYFGSRGPFLDFRPVSGSFQANPPYCEELMEAMVNHFERLLADSAEPLSFVVFLPEWRDPAPNALIKLEGSHFKRKQVVVPAMEHEYRHGFQHILPKGEVNIRAVHGTLVVWLQNTAGSARWGPTEERVEALLEAWRPGRERERDRQELLSPPRQTHQPIPSTPVPVPTTPVTPVTTPTVPPVQTLPSHSV, from the exons ATGAACGAAGTAAGTGGAGGAAAGCAAGATATACCCAATACCTCAAATTGGGAAACTTTATCGGGGCAATCGGTGTCATCGTTGCCAGCCATGCATCATCACCAAACATTACAGCAAGATACAAATTCGACAGTAGCGCAAGTTATAGTTCCTACGCCTGTGAAACTCCAAACACCCATAATAACACCGACGCAAACTGTAGCTGATCACTGTCCTCAAATTGGTCATATACAACAACCACCGTTGATAACTcaa GGCACACCACCTGGAAGCTTTCCAGAACAGGAGTTATCTGTTGAACTTCAACAACAAGgttggaaaaaattttggaGTAAAAGAGAAAGCCGGCCGTATTTTTGGAATAAGTTGACTGGAGAGTCTCTATGGGTAGTACCTTCCCTGAAACCTCAG tttGATCCAATCACGGATCCACTTGGTATTTGTGGTGTACCACCTCCACCTGGAAATGGAACCATTCCACCGGGTACACCGGGTGGTGCATTGAAACGGAGAGCATCGGAAGACGGAACTGTCCCACCagcaaagaaatttatattggc GGGCCCATGGGATCTGGAGATATCTACGAATGTTATAATATACGAGAGAGCACCGTCAAGTTTGCCGCATGTTCATCCTGAAGCGGAAGCTCTGCGCTGTGCATTATTGGCGAAACTACGGCAATGTTATCAAGAGTTATGTCACACTCGTGAATCTATAGACGCACCAAAAGATTCTTTCAATAGATGGCTGATGGAACGAAAGGTCATCGATTGCGGCTCGGATCCACTATTACCGAGTCAATGCTTCCCTGAAATTTCCATGTCCATGTATCGTGAAATCATGAACGATATCCCCATCAAATTGGTAAGGCCAAAGTTCACGGGTGATGCAAGGAAGCAATTGTCGCGTTATGCTGAAGCCGCGAAGAAAATGATAGAATCAAGAGCAGCATCTTCTGAAAGTCGGAAAGTCGTCAAATGGAACGCGGAAGACACCTTTCAATGGTTAAGAAGAACGGTAGGCGCTACGTTCGATGATTTTCAAGACAGACTCGCACATTTAAAGCGACAATGTCAGCCGCATCTTACGGAGACTGTTAAAGCTAGCGTGGAGGGTATAtgtctaaaaatttatcaccTATCGACGGAATATGCGAAGAAGGTGAAGGATAAAAACAATCAAATTCTCAAGGATAACGGTCTCGGAGACGTTATACCCTTAGGAGGTCCAGCTAGTACGCAAAGAAAGGTTTGGTGTTACCCAGTGCAATTCTCTCTCCCCACACCGAGACTTCCACAGGTGGATTATCTCCCAGAGCGTGAGCAAACGATGCTACGCTTTCATGGTGACACtatgtatatcaataataCACATCTCACCAAACTCGAACATTTGTATAGGTACAACTGTTTTGACGacaaaaagtttgaaatgtTTCTGCCACGCGTTTGGTGCATGTTGAAACGTTATCAGACATACTTTGGAATCAACGAGGGCCAAGCAACTCAAATGGCTCTCCCAGTAACGGTTTTTGAATGTCTTCAGAGATCGTTTGGCGTTTCGTTCGAATGTTTTGCTTCGCccttaaattgttattttcggCAGTATTGCTCGGCGTTTGCCGACACGGACTCATATTTCGGATCGAGGGGACCGTTTTTGGATTTTAGGCCGGTCAGCGGTTCGTTTCAAGCGAATCCGCCCTACTGCGAGGAACTAATGGAAGCCATGGTCAATCATTTCGAGCGTCTGCTGGCTGATTCGGCGGAGCCCTTGTCGTTTGTGGTATTTTTACCGGAATGGCGAGATCCGGCTCCTAACGCGCTCATAAAACTTGAAGGCAGTCATTTTAAGCGCAAACAAGTAGTGGTACCTGCTATGGAACACGAATACAGACATGGATTTCAACATATTCTTCCAAA AGGTGAAGTGAACATCCGAGCAGTACATGGTACGCTGGTTGTATGGTTACAAAATACAGCCGGCTCAGCACGATGGGGACCTACGGAAGAGCGAGTTGAGGCCTTATTGGAAGCCTGGCGACCTGGTCGAGAACGGGAGAGAGACAGACAAGAGCTTCTTTCCCCTCCAAGGCAAACGCATCAACCGATACCATCGACGCCAGTACCTGTACCGACAACACCAGTAACACCTGTGACAACGCCGACTGTGCCACCCGTACAGACACTACCCAGTCATTCTGTATAA